From the Microbacterium sp. W4I4 genome, one window contains:
- a CDS encoding CrcB family protein, translated as MSPLVFLLAAACGGLGAAARYLVDLGIARITGTRFPWGVMVINITGALALGLVIGMLPGAVFVVGTGFLGGYTTFSTAMIDTVALWRDGARGASLVYVGGMLLASLAAAACGLVLGSAI; from the coding sequence ATGAGTCCGCTGGTGTTCCTGCTCGCTGCGGCCTGCGGAGGTCTCGGCGCGGCGGCCCGCTACCTCGTCGACCTCGGCATCGCCAGGATCACCGGCACCCGCTTCCCGTGGGGTGTGATGGTCATCAACATCACCGGCGCGCTGGCCCTGGGTCTGGTGATCGGGATGCTGCCCGGAGCGGTCTTCGTCGTCGGCACCGGGTTCCTCGGCGGGTACACGACCTTCAGCACGGCGATGATCGACACTGTCGCGCTGTGGCGAGACGGTGCGCGCGGGGCGTCACTCGTGTACGTGGGAGGGATGCTGCTGGCATCCCTCGCCGCCGCCGCCTGCGGGCTCGTGCTGGGATCCGCGATCTGA
- a CDS encoding CrcB family protein, translating to MNPSPPARTILRRAALVALGGMLGTAARLGLGMLIPDAALGVLVANIVGAFVLGVITARLPASDLRVFAGTGVLGGFTTYSAFAVDSVQLWASAPLLSIGYVVVSLVVGIAAAAFGLHLGRKRARA from the coding sequence GTGAACCCTTCCCCGCCCGCCCGCACCATCCTGCGCCGTGCGGCGCTGGTCGCGCTGGGCGGGATGCTGGGCACCGCGGCTCGGCTGGGTCTCGGGATGCTGATCCCCGACGCCGCACTGGGGGTCCTGGTCGCCAACATCGTCGGCGCCTTCGTGCTGGGCGTGATCACCGCGCGCCTGCCCGCCTCGGATCTGCGCGTGTTCGCGGGCACGGGGGTGCTCGGCGGTTTCACCACCTACAGTGCGTTCGCGGTCGACAGCGTTCAACTCTGGGCATCCGCGCCCCTTCTCTCCATCGGCTACGTCGTGGTGAGTCTGGTCGTCGGGATCGCGGCCGCAGCCTTCGGCCTGCATCTCGGGCGGAAGCGGGCGCGCGCATGA
- a CDS encoding Pr6Pr family membrane protein, whose product MLTRRIYGWLRLLTAAVCIVSLTHRMLWGMGSQTLASQNFFAYLTIQSNLAFAALTIVAGIIGLRHSEDPAWLTSARALVLSWTITAGLAFSIIVWQAGVRGIPITVPWSDVVLHYVLPGFGVIAWLIGPGRTSASWRVVPYVLLYPALWGIFTIWRGRIIGWYPYYFLDPRQVSGLPEMVISSLLALSIFAVVATALVLSSRVRVRMPPFGEISSRPAPAARRRRVLDVLRHVRRAR is encoded by the coding sequence GTGCTGACGAGAAGGATCTACGGATGGCTTCGGCTGCTCACCGCAGCCGTGTGCATCGTGTCCCTCACGCACCGGATGCTGTGGGGCATGGGTTCGCAGACCCTGGCCAGCCAGAATTTCTTCGCGTACCTGACCATCCAGTCCAATCTGGCCTTCGCCGCGCTGACCATCGTGGCGGGGATCATCGGGCTGCGGCACTCGGAGGACCCCGCGTGGCTGACCTCCGCACGCGCACTGGTGCTGAGCTGGACGATCACCGCGGGACTGGCCTTCTCGATCATCGTCTGGCAGGCCGGCGTGCGCGGCATCCCGATCACGGTGCCGTGGTCGGATGTCGTGCTGCACTACGTGCTGCCCGGTTTCGGCGTCATCGCCTGGCTGATCGGACCGGGTCGTACGAGCGCGTCCTGGCGGGTGGTCCCGTACGTGCTGCTGTACCCGGCGCTCTGGGGGATCTTCACGATCTGGCGCGGCCGGATCATCGGCTGGTACCCGTACTACTTCCTCGACCCGAGGCAGGTGTCGGGGCTGCCGGAGATGGTGATCTCGAGTCTGCTGGCGCTGTCGATCTTCGCCGTGGTCGCCACCGCGCTCGTGCTGTCGAGTCGGGTGCGGGTGCGGATGCCGCCGTTCGGCGAGATCAGCTCTCGTCCTGCTCCGGCGGCGCGAAGAAGGCGAGTGCTTGACGTGCTGCGGCACGTGCGTCGCGCTCGCTGA
- a CDS encoding FAD-dependent oxidoreductase, translating into MSITRRTLLLGAGTGAVAMLLASCTPTPAPKPTRTRTPAPKPTAPSRVPAPTTWARSTWATDPYSFGSISYLPAGADPQQRDTLAEPLMDRVFFAGEATDATNPGTVLGAVDSGHAAALALIDAASEKERVAVIGAGAAGVVAARLLADAGHRVTIFEARERTGGRVLSQTGDDWPVPAQLGAWLITPEQLTGLRDRLTALGDRQLTFEPAAAWSKDGVTDELTGDAIAQAVDKAKTFPADVSLAAALEQNGADLKDPALVAALAWLSATTGADPANASSWYPPAFRDDVLTGMTEDLGAFFDEHLEDLEVTLASPVVRVAYDDSGVSLRLGTGEALSFDRVVVTVPLGVLQQQGIEFAPALPFAQRGAIAALASGFVETVWMRFEEAFWDAQQPIWHVVGGDGLIRTWINLLPAIGEPVLVGLVGGMEAEQFSALSERDARAAARQALAFFAPPEQDES; encoded by the coding sequence ATGAGCATCACTCGCCGCACACTGCTGCTCGGCGCCGGGACCGGTGCCGTCGCGATGCTTCTCGCGTCGTGCACCCCCACCCCGGCGCCCAAGCCCACGCGCACCAGGACGCCCGCGCCCAAGCCCACCGCGCCATCGCGCGTCCCGGCTCCCACGACCTGGGCGCGCAGCACCTGGGCGACCGACCCCTACTCGTTCGGATCGATCAGCTACCTGCCCGCAGGCGCGGATCCGCAGCAGCGCGACACGCTCGCCGAACCCCTGATGGATCGGGTGTTCTTCGCCGGCGAGGCGACGGATGCCACGAATCCCGGCACCGTGCTGGGCGCGGTCGACTCGGGTCATGCCGCCGCCCTGGCGCTGATCGATGCCGCCTCCGAGAAGGAGCGCGTGGCGGTGATCGGAGCGGGTGCGGCCGGGGTCGTGGCCGCGCGGCTGCTGGCCGATGCCGGTCACCGCGTCACCATCTTCGAGGCGCGCGAGCGCACCGGCGGACGCGTGCTCAGCCAGACCGGCGATGACTGGCCGGTCCCCGCCCAGCTCGGCGCCTGGCTGATCACCCCCGAGCAGCTGACCGGGCTGCGCGATCGCCTCACGGCGCTCGGCGATCGCCAGTTGACCTTCGAGCCGGCCGCCGCATGGTCCAAGGACGGTGTCACCGACGAACTGACCGGCGACGCGATCGCGCAGGCCGTCGACAAGGCGAAGACGTTCCCGGCCGACGTGTCCCTGGCGGCGGCGCTCGAGCAGAACGGTGCCGATCTGAAGGACCCCGCGCTCGTCGCAGCGCTCGCGTGGCTCTCCGCCACCACCGGCGCCGACCCGGCGAACGCATCCAGCTGGTACCCGCCCGCCTTCCGCGATGACGTTCTCACCGGGATGACCGAGGACCTCGGCGCCTTCTTCGACGAGCATCTCGAAGACCTCGAGGTCACGCTCGCATCTCCTGTCGTTCGCGTCGCCTACGACGACAGCGGCGTGAGCCTGCGCCTGGGCACTGGAGAGGCGCTCTCCTTCGATCGCGTCGTGGTCACGGTTCCCCTCGGCGTCCTGCAGCAGCAGGGCATCGAGTTCGCCCCGGCGCTGCCGTTCGCGCAGCGCGGGGCCATCGCGGCGCTGGCATCCGGCTTCGTCGAGACGGTCTGGATGCGCTTCGAGGAGGCGTTCTGGGATGCCCAGCAGCCGATCTGGCACGTCGTCGGCGGAGACGGATTGATCCGCACCTGGATCAACCTGCTGCCCGCGATCGGAGAGCCCGTGCTCGTCGGCCTGGTCGGCGGCATGGAGGCCGAGCAGTTCTCCGCACTCAGCGAGCGCGACGCACGTGCCGCAGCACGTCAAGCACTCGCCTTCTTCGCGCCGCCGGAGCAGGACGAGAGCTGA
- a CDS encoding MerR family transcriptional regulator — MDWSIQEIARHAGTTSRTLRHYDDIGLLAPSRVASNGYRHYDEAALVRLQRILLLRELGLGLTQIAEVLDPSTGTRASEASALQTHLGWLRQEQQRISRQIASVESTITALTEGGALMAENMFDGFDHTQYKDEVEERWGRNAYADGDRWWRGMSDDDRAAWQQRVADLGRDWIAAAESGIDPASDKAQDIARRHVEWLTGIPGTPAHGWVPEPVEGQGPNPDVRGYVIGLGEMYVADPRFGANYATSAGGTAGAEFVRDALRIYAEARL; from the coding sequence ATGGACTGGTCGATCCAGGAGATCGCCCGCCACGCAGGGACGACGAGCAGGACGCTGCGTCACTACGACGACATCGGTCTGCTGGCGCCTTCGCGCGTCGCGAGCAACGGCTATCGGCACTACGACGAGGCCGCGCTCGTGCGGCTGCAGCGCATCCTGCTGCTGCGCGAACTCGGCCTGGGCCTGACGCAGATCGCCGAGGTGCTCGACCCCTCGACAGGGACCAGGGCATCCGAGGCATCCGCTCTGCAGACGCACCTCGGCTGGCTGCGCCAGGAGCAGCAGCGGATCTCCCGGCAGATCGCATCCGTCGAATCGACGATCACCGCATTGACAGAAGGAGGAGCCCTCATGGCCGAGAACATGTTCGACGGGTTCGATCACACGCAGTACAAGGACGAGGTCGAAGAGCGCTGGGGGAGGAACGCCTACGCCGACGGCGACCGCTGGTGGCGCGGGATGTCCGATGACGATCGCGCGGCCTGGCAGCAGCGCGTCGCCGACCTCGGCCGCGATTGGATCGCCGCGGCGGAGAGCGGCATCGACCCGGCATCCGACAAGGCCCAGGACATCGCGCGCCGCCACGTGGAGTGGCTGACCGGCATCCCCGGCACTCCTGCTCATGGCTGGGTTCCCGAGCCTGTCGAAGGGCAGGGACCCAATCCTGACGTGAGGGGCTACGTCATCGGTCTCGGCGAGATGTACGTCGCCGATCCGCGCTTCGGCGCGAACTACGCCACGAGCGCGGGAGGCACCGCCGGCGCCGAGTTCGTCCGCGACGCGCTGCGCATCTACGCCGAAGCTCGCCTGTGA
- a CDS encoding DUF4097 family beta strand repeat-containing protein — translation MTEKWLIAPGEERVIDIASASRLKVGLVGGQVDVIAHDEPGVRIEVHGVTIKDLRVESDGTQIEIDHPQIGWDNFLEVFRNFGTGGPKAEISIAVPRDIALTLGVVSAGALISGIRNDAKLNTVSGDMIADGITGDLTANSVSGDVQVRGLVGSVVANSVSGDVAVTGTLRKATIDTVSGSVLIDAIGDANTVNLNTVSGGVTVRLDETLPANYVLRSISGKLMVDGIQRSSGGPSNYSGQMGELAGSFVDVRANTVSGGITVLRQARPTVADDPEWEES, via the coding sequence ATGACCGAGAAGTGGCTCATCGCCCCGGGCGAGGAACGCGTCATCGACATCGCCTCCGCGTCCCGGCTCAAGGTCGGGCTCGTCGGCGGACAGGTCGACGTGATCGCACACGACGAACCCGGCGTCCGCATCGAAGTGCACGGCGTCACCATCAAGGACCTGCGCGTCGAATCCGACGGCACCCAGATCGAGATCGACCATCCTCAGATCGGCTGGGACAACTTCCTCGAGGTGTTCCGCAACTTCGGCACCGGAGGCCCCAAGGCCGAGATCAGCATCGCCGTGCCGCGCGACATCGCCCTCACCCTGGGCGTCGTCAGCGCCGGCGCACTGATCTCGGGCATCCGCAACGACGCCAAGCTCAACACCGTCTCGGGTGACATGATCGCCGACGGCATCACCGGCGATCTGACGGCCAACTCCGTCTCGGGCGACGTGCAGGTACGCGGGCTGGTCGGCTCCGTCGTCGCGAACAGCGTCTCGGGCGACGTCGCCGTCACCGGCACGCTGCGCAAGGCCACGATCGACACCGTCTCGGGCTCCGTGCTCATCGACGCGATCGGCGATGCGAACACCGTGAACCTCAACACCGTCTCCGGCGGTGTGACCGTGCGCCTGGACGAGACCCTGCCGGCCAACTACGTGCTGCGCAGCATCAGCGGCAAGCTCATGGTCGACGGCATCCAGCGCTCCAGCGGCGGTCCCAGCAACTACAGCGGGCAGATGGGTGAGCTCGCCGGCAGCTTCGTCGACGTGCGCGCCAACACCGTCTCCGGCGGCATCACCGTGCTGCGTCAGGCTCGCCCGACCGTCGCCGATGACCCCGAGTGGGAGGAATCATGA
- a CDS encoding helix-turn-helix transcriptional regulator, which translates to MTPAVFSHGDLRLYLLSLLNEAPQHGYGIIQALTDRTGGTYTPSAGTIYPRLAKLEEEGLVSKTIDGRTTIYAITDAGRAELTSREEDLVGIEAGLSDSVRLIASEVRQSVQDAMRSLRADLATAAQDEKRSAKARARAEGMGDERTTSREQLQRADAVINAFRAQIRTDLRTHVAKGGTLPASVVSDLERSLDDAAHAVTRGLAAPGA; encoded by the coding sequence ATGACCCCCGCCGTCTTCTCGCACGGCGACCTGCGCCTGTACCTGCTGTCGCTGCTGAACGAGGCGCCCCAGCACGGCTACGGCATCATCCAGGCGCTCACCGACCGAACCGGCGGCACCTACACGCCCAGCGCCGGCACGATCTACCCGCGCCTGGCGAAGCTCGAGGAGGAGGGCCTGGTCTCGAAGACCATCGACGGCCGCACCACGATCTACGCCATCACCGATGCGGGTCGCGCCGAGCTCACCTCGCGCGAGGAGGATCTCGTCGGCATCGAGGCGGGTCTGTCCGACTCGGTGCGCCTGATCGCCAGCGAGGTGCGTCAGAGCGTGCAGGATGCCATGCGCAGCCTGCGCGCAGACCTCGCCACCGCGGCGCAGGACGAGAAGAGGTCCGCCAAGGCGCGTGCGCGCGCCGAGGGGATGGGTGATGAGCGCACCACCAGCCGCGAGCAGCTGCAGCGGGCGGATGCCGTGATCAACGCGTTCCGTGCACAGATCCGCACGGACCTGCGCACGCATGTCGCGAAGGGCGGCACGCTGCCGGCATCCGTCGTCAGCGACTTGGAGCGCTCCCTCGACGATGCCGCCCACGCGGTGACTCGGGGATTGGCCGCACCGGGCGCGTAA
- a CDS encoding universal stress protein, which translates to MSDSTPTASDEAAQNAALQKAVVVGMQPGQPPHVLAEAVRYAKLLNAPLVVVHVDVTRFVTFEDPDGYVHSAPIDLNLDAGAAEFEDVQKSAAAALDKEDIAWTARQLVGDPALAIKQLADKLDAQLIVIGTRKQGLGESIREFFTGSVAARLAHRQHRPVLVIPQGEPVPDDQKDVWTE; encoded by the coding sequence ATGTCAGATTCCACGCCTACAGCATCCGACGAAGCCGCGCAGAACGCCGCCCTGCAGAAGGCCGTCGTGGTGGGCATGCAACCGGGGCAGCCACCCCATGTGCTGGCCGAGGCGGTGCGCTACGCGAAGCTGCTGAATGCGCCGCTCGTCGTGGTGCACGTCGACGTCACACGCTTCGTCACCTTCGAGGATCCCGACGGCTACGTGCACTCCGCGCCCATCGATCTCAACCTGGATGCCGGAGCCGCCGAGTTCGAGGACGTGCAGAAGAGCGCGGCCGCCGCCCTCGACAAGGAGGACATCGCCTGGACCGCCCGGCAGCTCGTCGGCGACCCGGCGCTGGCGATCAAGCAGCTCGCCGACAAGCTCGACGCGCAGCTGATCGTGATCGGCACCCGCAAGCAGGGCCTGGGGGAGTCGATCCGCGAGTTCTTCACCGGGTCGGTCGCCGCCCGCCTCGCGCACCGCCAGCACCGGCCGGTGCTGGTGATCCCGCAGGGCGAACCGGTTCCCGACGACCAGAAGGACGTCTGGACCGAGTAG
- a CDS encoding DUF3073 domain-containing protein, producing the protein MGRGRQKAKHTKIARDLKSYSPNVNFSALESELGHPSSDDQYVDKWADEYEEEDEDELERA; encoded by the coding sequence ATGGGCCGTGGCCGTCAGAAGGCGAAGCACACCAAGATCGCTCGCGATCTCAAGTCGTACAGTCCGAATGTGAACTTCTCCGCACTGGAAAGCGAACTCGGGCACCCCTCGTCAGACGACCAGTACGTCGACAAGTGGGCCGACGAGTATGAAGAAGAGGACGAGGACGAGCTCGAGCGAGCCTGA
- a CDS encoding MOSC domain-containing protein: protein MPRIAALYRHPIKGFTPERHDELTIQPDGRVAGDRVLAFRFADAAEPEQRDGLDYWPKSRGLALESFPSLATLRVAYDQDARRVRIAHDESLLVDAVLDAEGRAELTEIITAFVMDSPEWKQLQRPGRLPLVLVGDGERSRFQDRSRGFVTVHSEASVQALDAALPNKAPGLVVDDRRFRSNIVIDGVDAWDELSWTGEVRIGDVRFTAEGPIVRCLATHANPDTGIRDARVLTTLTREIGQSEPTLGRLLLLQGVSGAVSDTSGVGGVIRVGDEVSFG from the coding sequence ATGCCCCGTATCGCCGCCCTGTACCGCCATCCGATCAAGGGGTTCACACCCGAGCGGCACGATGAGCTGACGATTCAGCCCGATGGGCGCGTCGCCGGTGACCGTGTGCTCGCCTTCCGGTTCGCGGATGCCGCGGAGCCGGAGCAGCGCGACGGGCTGGACTACTGGCCCAAGTCGAGGGGCCTCGCCCTGGAGTCGTTCCCGTCGCTGGCGACGCTGCGTGTGGCGTACGACCAGGACGCTCGTCGGGTGCGGATCGCGCACGACGAGTCGCTGCTGGTCGACGCGGTTCTGGATGCCGAGGGGCGCGCCGAACTCACCGAGATCATCACCGCCTTCGTGATGGACTCCCCCGAGTGGAAGCAGCTTCAGCGCCCGGGACGCCTGCCGCTGGTGCTGGTCGGCGACGGCGAGCGTTCCCGCTTCCAGGATCGGTCGCGCGGTTTCGTGACCGTGCACAGCGAGGCGAGCGTCCAGGCGCTCGACGCGGCCCTCCCGAACAAGGCCCCCGGTCTTGTCGTGGATGACCGCCGGTTCCGGTCGAACATCGTGATCGACGGAGTGGATGCCTGGGACGAGCTGTCCTGGACGGGCGAGGTGCGCATCGGCGACGTGCGCTTCACCGCCGAGGGCCCGATCGTGCGGTGCCTGGCGACCCACGCGAACCCGGACACCGGCATCCGGGATGCTCGGGTGCTGACCACCCTCACCCGCGAGATCGGCCAGTCCGAGCCGACACTCGGCCGGCTTCTGCTGCTGCAGGGCGTGAGCGGCGCGGTCTCCGACACCAGCGGTGTCGGCGGCGTCATCCGTGTGGGCGACGAGGTCAGCTTCGGCTGA
- a CDS encoding MFS transporter, translating to MTSLSARPLWRGRALAVLGILLCAFSLRSAVASLSPMLDLIEHDFPLAPAVVGLIGAAPPVCFAVFGLVTPLLERWLGLERLTVVALATITVGLVLRGTVGDSTGLLLTTALIFAGVGMGNILMPPLVKKFFPDRLGLMMTLYTSAMAVSTFVPPLIAVPVADAAGWRFSIALWGVFALAGVIPWVLMLLRGATSGFSAPETRAADAEESPYTRESSPASEPMTGPIPTTPANRRLFGRLARIPLVWALSATFATSSTMAYVSFAWLPAVFIDIGGVDAATAGLLLSLFGTVALPASLLVPVLVVRMQATRPLVLFGSIGGTIGLAGLILAPAPGLLVLWTVLFGLNGVLFPLALVLISIRARTPETAVVLSSFVQSVGYTVAAVFPVLFGVLHAMSGSWTWSLLLVAAVLLAVIPAGMIAGRRRTVEDEWESRHGAW from the coding sequence GTGACGTCCTTGAGCGCACGGCCGCTCTGGCGGGGGCGCGCGCTCGCGGTGCTCGGCATCCTGCTGTGCGCGTTCTCGCTGCGCTCGGCGGTGGCGTCCCTGTCGCCGATGCTCGACCTGATCGAGCATGACTTCCCGCTGGCACCGGCTGTGGTCGGTCTGATCGGCGCTGCTCCGCCGGTGTGCTTCGCCGTGTTCGGACTGGTGACTCCGCTCCTCGAGCGCTGGCTGGGGCTGGAACGATTGACAGTGGTGGCGCTCGCGACCATCACCGTGGGGTTGGTTCTGCGCGGCACGGTGGGCGATTCGACCGGCCTGCTGCTGACGACGGCCCTGATCTTCGCGGGCGTCGGCATGGGAAACATCCTCATGCCTCCGCTGGTGAAGAAGTTCTTCCCCGACCGGCTCGGTCTGATGATGACGCTGTACACGTCGGCGATGGCGGTGTCGACGTTCGTGCCGCCGCTGATCGCGGTGCCGGTGGCGGATGCCGCGGGCTGGCGCTTCTCGATCGCCCTGTGGGGCGTGTTCGCGCTCGCCGGTGTCATCCCGTGGGTCCTGATGCTGCTGCGCGGGGCGACCTCCGGATTCTCCGCACCCGAGACGCGGGCGGCGGATGCCGAGGAGTCGCCGTACACGCGGGAGAGCTCTCCGGCATCCGAGCCCATGACGGGGCCGATTCCCACGACACCCGCCAACCGCCGACTCTTCGGGCGGCTCGCGCGCATCCCGCTCGTCTGGGCGCTTTCGGCGACCTTCGCGACGTCCTCGACCATGGCCTACGTGTCATTCGCCTGGCTGCCCGCGGTGTTCATCGACATCGGAGGGGTGGATGCCGCGACGGCGGGTCTGCTGCTGTCTCTGTTCGGCACGGTCGCGCTGCCGGCGTCGCTGCTCGTGCCGGTACTGGTGGTGCGGATGCAGGCGACGCGTCCGCTGGTGCTGTTCGGGTCGATCGGTGGAACGATCGGCCTCGCCGGACTCATCCTGGCGCCCGCCCCCGGACTGCTTGTGCTGTGGACCGTGCTGTTCGGCCTGAACGGCGTGCTGTTCCCCCTGGCGCTCGTACTGATCAGCATCCGCGCGCGCACGCCCGAGACCGCGGTGGTGCTGTCGAGCTTCGTGCAGAGCGTCGGCTATACCGTCGCCGCCGTGTTCCCCGTGCTGTTCGGCGTGCTGCACGCGATGAGCGGCTCCTGGACCTGGTCACTGCTGCTCGTCGCCGCTGTGCTGCTCGCGGTGATCCCGGCGGGTATGATCGCCGGTCGGCGTCGCACCGTCGAGGACGAATGGGAGAGCCGGCACGGAGCCTGGTGA
- the purF gene encoding amidophosphoribosyltransferase: MCGIVGMVGNGPVNQDIYDALLLLQHRGQDATGIATAEPTGIMHMAKAEGMVREAFRTRDMRSLLGSVGLGHVRYATKGTASNEEEMQPFYVNAPYGIVLIHNGNLTNTRELTSAMAQRDRRHLNSSSDTELLLNVLAHELQTTTSDVDLDPERIFEAVARTHKRIEGAYAVIAIIAGYGLLAFRDPFGIRPLILGRRKASSADGSLSVSKGDEWVVTSESLVLENADYEIVREVEPGEAVFISNDGELFTQQCAVDPQLIPCAFEYVYLARPDSIMNGVSVYESRLRMGEKLADTIAKHVPLDEIDVVMPIPDSSRPSAMEVARKLGKEYREGFYKNRYVGRTFIMPGQAVRKKSVRQKLNAMSTEFRGKNVLLIDDSIVRGTTSTQIIQMARDAGAKSVIFASAAPPVRYPHVYGINMPSKLELVAHGRTIPEIAEELGCDRIVYQEVEDLKAAIIEGSELTDLDMSCFDGRYVTGTVTPEYLEWVEKSQSS; the protein is encoded by the coding sequence ATGTGCGGCATCGTCGGAATGGTCGGAAACGGCCCCGTCAACCAGGACATCTACGACGCGCTCCTGCTTCTGCAGCATCGCGGACAGGATGCCACCGGCATCGCCACGGCGGAGCCCACCGGCATCATGCACATGGCCAAGGCGGAGGGCATGGTGCGCGAGGCGTTCCGCACCCGTGACATGCGCTCGCTGCTCGGCAGTGTCGGCCTCGGGCATGTGCGCTACGCGACGAAGGGCACCGCCTCGAACGAGGAGGAGATGCAGCCGTTCTACGTGAACGCGCCCTACGGCATCGTGCTCATCCACAACGGCAACCTCACCAACACCCGTGAGCTGACCTCCGCGATGGCCCAGCGCGACCGTCGCCACCTGAACTCCTCCAGCGACACCGAGCTGCTGCTCAACGTGCTCGCGCACGAGCTGCAGACCACCACCTCGGATGTCGACCTCGACCCGGAGCGCATCTTCGAGGCCGTCGCCCGCACGCACAAGCGCATCGAGGGCGCCTACGCGGTGATCGCGATCATCGCCGGCTACGGCCTGCTGGCGTTCCGCGACCCCTTCGGCATCCGTCCCCTCATCCTCGGCCGCCGCAAGGCCTCGTCTGCGGATGGGTCCCTGAGCGTGTCGAAGGGCGATGAGTGGGTCGTGACGAGCGAGTCGCTCGTGCTCGAGAACGCCGACTACGAGATCGTGCGCGAGGTGGAGCCCGGCGAGGCCGTCTTCATCTCCAACGACGGCGAGCTGTTCACTCAGCAGTGCGCCGTGGACCCGCAGCTGATCCCGTGCGCGTTCGAGTACGTGTACCTGGCGCGGCCCGACTCGATCATGAACGGCGTCTCGGTGTACGAGTCGCGTCTGCGCATGGGCGAGAAGCTGGCCGACACGATCGCCAAGCACGTGCCGTTGGACGAGATCGATGTCGTCATGCCGATCCCGGACTCCTCGCGGCCCTCGGCCATGGAGGTCGCCCGCAAACTCGGCAAGGAGTACCGCGAGGGCTTCTACAAGAACCGCTATGTCGGGCGCACGTTCATCATGCCCGGGCAGGCGGTTCGCAAGAAGAGCGTGCGGCAGAAGCTGAACGCCATGTCGACCGAGTTCCGCGGCAAGAACGTGCTGCTCATCGACGACTCGATCGTGCGCGGCACCACCAGCACCCAGATCATCCAGATGGCTCGGGATGCCGGCGCCAAGTCGGTCATCTTCGCCTCGGCCGCCCCGCCCGTCCGGTACCCGCATGTGTACGGCATCAACATGCCCTCCAAGCTCGAGCTCGTCGCGCACGGGCGGACGATCCCCGAGATCGCCGAGGAACTCGGCTGCGACCGGATCGTGTACCAGGAGGTCGAGGACCTCAAGGCCGCGATCATCGAGGGCTCCGAGCTGACCGACCTCGACATGAGCTGCTTCGACGGGCGCTACGTCACCGGCACGGTGACCCCCGAGTACCTGGAGTGGGTCGAGAAGTCGCAGTCGTCGTGA